Proteins from a single region of Punica granatum isolate Tunisia-2019 chromosome 8, ASM765513v2, whole genome shotgun sequence:
- the LOC116188277 gene encoding RNA-binding protein 2-like, which produces MGDGYWNRQQPPSAPSPGMLKRPRPDYDLPPSGLSLTHSMQSYLPTDDQGGHRAVKDSKTIGSAYDRYLQSTQLSSLTSGEASKFGGVGFNRTLDGGMSQLPTMMGHPGPGPQRLDLPSNGLDGNFGGSLSIDPMSRPSMGREAAAPLPPDASSTLYVEGLPSNCTRREVAHIFRPFVGYKEVRLASKESKHRNGDPLILCFVDFINPACATTAMNALQGYKVDEHEPNSAYLRLQYSRFPGPRSGPGPRGRR; this is translated from the exons ATGGGGGACGGTTACTGGAACAGGCAACAGCCACCCTCTGCTCCGTCTCCcggcatgcttaaacgacctCGCCCCGATTACG ACCTCCCTCCTTCAGGACTTTCTTTGACTCATTCTATGCAAAGCTATCTACCCACAGACGACCAGGGTGGACATCGGGCTGTAAAGGACTCTAAAACTATAGGATCAGCATATGACCGTTATCTGCAGAGCACG CAACTTTCTTCTCTTACCTCTGGAGAAGCAAGTAAATTTGGTGGGGTTGGGTTCAATAGAACTTTAGATGGTGGAATGTCCCAACTTCCCACTATGATGGGCCACCCTGGGCCTGGGCCTCAAAGATTGGATTTACCCTCAAATGGTCTAGACGGTAATTTTGGTGGCTCGCTTTCAATAGATCCGATGTCAAGGCCTAGTATGGGTCGTGAAGCTGCTGCACCTTTACCTCCAGACGCTTCCAGCACACTCTATGTTGAAGGACTTCCTTCTAACTGCACCAGGAGGGAGGTAGCTC ATATCTTTCGTCCTTTTGTTGGATATAAGGAAGTGAGGCTGGCGAGCAAGGAATCGAAGCAT CGTAATGGGGATCCTCTTATCCTCTGCTTCGTGGACTTTATAAATCCTGCATGTGCCACAACTGCTATGAATGCTCTTCAAG GCTATAAGGTGGATGAGCACGAACCCAACTCTGCCTACTTGCGGCTGCAGTATTCTCGGTTCCCTGGTCCGAGGTCTGGGCCTGGGCCCCGAGGAAGGAGGTGA
- the LOC116186972 gene encoding L-type lectin-domain containing receptor kinase S.6 has product MKFCSAPLPWPWPRFLLLLLHLFFFFSLTSPSLSLHSLHPSNLTLYGDAYYTENSISLTQNTSSCTPFSPPTPSFGRALYSRPIRFLNPPNNSSASFSTRFTFLITGSPLCPFGDGLAFLITSDADSFSPSNGYMGLPAPSFEIQDSSYVAVEFDTSFNPTFGDVNGNHIGIDLGSVTSFDATDAVSGGIDLKSRRHITAWVEYRSAVKLLQVWAAHSNFRPQSPVLVAQIDLSKHFREFMHVGFSASNGQGSANHIITNWRFGTFGFTSLGVPVNSLEGGDCLMCFPEQSSIEMDGSDLRKKGSQVQDLALGLGGLAALIISIILIVGAVSFYLIKKSNKSKERSSDRGAENCVVEINKVPTKLSLAEIREATMGFNRSKIIGEGASATVYQGTLPGGTVAVKRFDRENRLENNRTPFTTEFATMVGCLRHKNLVQLQGWCCEGSELLLIYEYLPNGSLDKILHGSSGSSYSFLTWEQRKKIILGVASALTYLHEECERQIIHRDVKTCNIMLDSEFNAKLGDFGLAEVYEHSCRTRAVTIPAGTMGYLAPEYVYFGVPTVKTDVYSFGVVVLEVATGLRPVEESGGGTILVDWVWDLWEKGRTISALDSKLRGKCNEAEAERMLMVGLCCVNPAHDKRPSMKEAARILKGEVPVPRLPARKPTVRIGSVLLERSEEILNLGLRDGDETSSGYDDLPYMTPKSHFG; this is encoded by the coding sequence ATGAAATTTTGCTCAGCTCCTCTCCCATGGCCGTGGCCACGattccttctcctcctcctccacctcttcttcttcttctccctcaCTTCTCCTTCCCTCTCCTTGCATTCTTTGCACCCAAGCAACCTGACCCTCTACGGCGACGCTTACTACACTGAGAACTCCATCAGCCTCACCCAGAACACCAGCTCCTGCACTCCCTTCTCTCCTCCTACTCCGTCGTTTGGGCGCGCCCTCTACTCCCGCCCCATCCGGTTCCTCAACCCGCCGAACAACTCCTCCGCCTCCTTCTCCACTCGGTTCACCTTCCTCATCACGGGGTCTCCGCTGTGCCCATTTGGGGATGGGCTCGCCTTCTTGATCACTTCCGATGCAGACTCGTTCAGCCCGTCGAACGGGTACATGGGCCTCCCTGCCCCTTCCTTTGAGATCCAAGACTCGTCCTACGTCGCAGTGGAATTCGACACGAGTTTCAACCCCACTTTTGGTGATGTGAATGGGAACCACATTGGGATTGATCTGGGCTCTGTAACTTCTTTTGATGCAACCGACGCGGTCTCCGGAGGGATCGATCTGAAGAGCCGCAGGCACATCACAGCCTGGGTAGAGTACCGGAGTGCAGTGAAGTTGCTCCAGGTTTGGGCGGCGCACTCGAACTTTCGGCCTCAGAGTCCCGTTCTTGTTGCTCAAATAGACCTCTCCAAGCACTTCAGGGAGTTCATGCACGTCGGATTCTCTGCCTCTAACGGGCAGGGCTCAGCTAACCACATTATCACTAATTGGCGGTTTGGTACTTTTGGTTTCACGTCTTTAGGTGTCCCTGTCAATTCTCTCGAGGGAGGGGACTGCTTGATGTGTTTCCCGGAGCAATCGAGCATTGAAATGGATGGCTCTGATCTGCGCAAGAAGGGATCGCAGGTTCAAGATTTGGCCCTAGGATTAGGAGGTTTAGCAGCGCTTATTATCTCAATAATCTTGATTGTTGGAGCTGTCAGTTTCTACTTGATCAAGAAATCTAATAAGAGCAAGGAGAGGAGCAGCGACAGAGGAGCGGAGAACTGTGTAGTTGAAATAAACAAGGTCCCAACGAAACTGTCACTTGCTGAGATTAGGGAAGCGACTATGGGGTTCAACAGGAGCAAGATCATCGGGGAAGGAGCCTCAGCTACGGTCTATCAGGGGACGCTCCCAGGTGGGACTGTGGCAGTCAAACGGTTTGACCGGGAGAACCGGCTCGAGAATAACCGGACCCCCTTCACGACTGAGTTTGCCACAATGGTGGGTTGTTTGCGGCACAAGAATCTGGTCCAGCTCCAGGGCTGGTGCTGTGAGGGCTCAGAGCTTCTCCTCATATACGAGTATCTCCCGAACGGAAGCCTCGATAAAATCCTCCATGGAAGTTCGGGAAGTTCATATAGTTTTCTCACATGGgagcagaggaagaagatcaTCCTCGGGGTGGCCTCGGCTCTAACATACTTGCACGAGGAGTGTGAGAGGCAGATTATTCACCGTGATGTGAAGACTTGTAACATAATGCTCGATTCAGAGTTTAATGCAAAGCTGGGGGATTTTGGGCTAGCTGAAGTCTATGAGCACAGCTGCCGCACAAGAGCAGTCACTATACCCGCAGGTACAATGGGTTACCTAGCACCGGAGTATGTATACTTTGGTGTCCCGACTGTGAAGACCGATGTGTATAGTTTTGGTGTAGTGGTGCTGGAGGTGGCCACAGGGCTGCGGCCAGTAGAGGAGAGCGGCGGCGGGACGATTTTGGTCGACTGGGTGTGGGACTTGTGGGAGAAGGGGAGGACAATCAGCGCCTTGGACAGCAAGTTAAGGGGGAAGTGCAACGAGGCAGAGGCAGAGAGGATGCTTATGGTGGGGCTGTGCTGTGTGAATCCTGCCCACGATAAGAGGCCGAGTATGAAGGAGGCTGCCCGAATTCTGAAGGGCGAGGTGCCAGTCCCCCGCCTGCCTGCCAGGAAACCAACTGTCAGGATCGGTTCCGTACTGCTAGAGCGGTCTGAGGAGATACTGAACCTTGGCCTCAGAGACGGAGATGAAACTAGCTCGGGATATGATGATCTGCCTTACATGACCCCTAAGAGCCATTTCGGCTAG
- the LOC116189439 gene encoding protein MITOFERRINLIKE 1, chloroplastic: METRTSSSAALCLRLPNPIELHSHSQFNSHFSQLTSSLLSSSSPSNPTGPSPPNFSSTSISLKPPKWLKPTSRNSPRAQSLIKNLSVLERALIGAAGGGIAGAFTYVCLHPLDTIKTKLQTKGAAQIYSSTLDAVVKTFQKGGVLGFYSGISAVIVGSTFSSAVYFGTCEFGKSILSKFENYPAVLIPPTAGAMGNIVSSAIMVPKELITQRMQAGAKGRSWEVLLRILEKDGILGLYAGYSATLLRNLPAGVLSYSSFEYLKAAVLERTKQANLEPIQSVCCGALAGAISASLTTPLDVIKTRLMTQVRGEAVSKVAAVMYSGVRATVRQILKEEGLVGFTRGMGPRVVHSACFSALGYFAFETARLSILHQYLKRKEESYGIEAADAVSN, encoded by the exons ATGGAGACAAGAACCTCGTCATCTGCAGCTCTGTGTCTCCGACTTCCAAACCCTATCGAGCTCCATTCCCATTCGCAATTCAACTCCCACTTCTCCCAATTGACCTCGTCTCTACTATCATCATCGTCTCCCTCGAACCCTACAGGCCCTTCCCCGCCCAATTTCTCTTCCACCAGCATCTCCCTAAAACCCCCGAAATGGCTCAAGCCCACCTCGAGAAACTCCCCCCGTGCCCAATCCCTCATCAAGAACCTCTCCGTCCTCGAGCGGGCCCTCATCGGAGCTGCCGGCGGCGGCATTGCCGGCGCATTCACCTACGTCTGCCTCCACCCCCTCG ACACAATCAAGACCAAGCTCCAAACCAAGGGGGCCGCCCAGATTTACAGCAGTACCCTCGACGCCGTAGTCAAAACATTCCAGAAGGGCGGCGTTCTCGGGTTCTATAGTGGAATCTCGGCGGTCATTGTGGGGTCGACGTTCTCCTCGGCGGTTTACTTCGGGACCTGTGAGTTCGGGAAGTCGATCCTGTCCAAGTTCGAGAACTACCCTGCTGTGCTTATCCCGCCAACTGCCGGGGCGATGGGCAATATTGTGTCCTCGGCTATAATGGTGCCCAAGGAATTGATCACTCAGAGGATGCAGGCGGGCGCGAAGGGAAGATCGTGGGAGGTTCTGTTGAGAATTCTCGAGAAAGACGGGATTTTGGGCCTCTATGCCGGTTACTCCGCCACTCTGTTGAGGAATTTGCCTGCCGGGGTACTGAGCTACTCATCATTCGAGTACCTCAAAGCCGCTGTCTTGGAGAGGACGAAGCAGGCCAACTTGGAGCCGATTCAGAGCGTGTGCTGTGGGGCCCTTGCGGGGGCGATCTCAGCATCCCTCACGACCCCCTTGGATGTCATCAAGACCCGGCTTATGACTCAGGTCCGTGGAGAGGCTGTTAGTAAGGTTGCAGCAGTCATGTACAGTGGAGTCAGGGCGACGGTGAGGCAGATTCTCAAGGAGGAAGGGCTCGTTGGATTTACGCGAGGCATGGGCCCGCGAGTCGTCCATAGCGCTTGTTTCTCGGCGCTGGGTTACTTTGCGTTTGAGACGGCGAGGCTCTCAATCTTGCATCAGTATCTCAAGAGGAAAGAAGAGTCCTATGGCATAGAGGCTGCTGATGCTGTCTCCAATTAG